Genomic DNA from Setaria italica strain Yugu1 chromosome V, Setaria_italica_v2.0, whole genome shotgun sequence:
GTGGAGTGGAGGGCGGCGTGGGGCTCCCGCGTCTCCGGTTGCTTGGCGGCGACgtcgcggcggcagcgggtggGGTTCGGGTTGGCAGCCGCGCCGCGGGGTGGGGTGGTGGGAGTCAAGTCCAGTCTGAATTCAAGCGAGGAATAGACAAAGCTAACGCGTGgccgcctcgccgccctcgCAGCTGATGGAGGTGAGGTGGCAGTTCGGGCGGGTGGGGCCCGCGGGGGGAGCGGGTGAGGAGGATTCGGCGTCAGCTGCGGCAGTGCGGCGTGCCCTTCGCCCGTGTCGTGTCGCGTGTCGGTGCGCCTGCCTGCTTTTGGACTTGGGCTGGACGATGTGGACATGGGCTAGAGAGTGAGACTCGGTGGTGTGCTTTGAAAACTTACACAAATGGGCCTTCTTGCGAACTCCAAACGTGAATTCAGCCTGGCCCAAACAAGTTCTTCttcgctttttttttaaaaaaatgtaaagTTGCAAATTCGTACTGATGAGCTTTTGTAATCAAGATGGTGAACAAAGCTAGTCATCGTCAAGATGCATATTCCCAGCCCCAAACGCATTATATTCGTGTGTGCCAAATCAAAATGCTGTCACATTAAATCTCTTTACATTAATTGCagataggaaaaataaaaagctagctagctaattTAATTTTTCCCACAGTGCTAGCTCATGCATGATGCTTCGCCCATGCGCATCGATTAGCCTAGTAGTAGACAGTAGGAGGTCCAACCCCAAGCCAAGAACAAAATCAGCAACTACTGTAGTTAATTAGGCTAGCTACAATCTCAGCTCCAAGTCGAGCTCctccccgctgccgccggaccTGGACCCCTCGCTCGGGCTGCAGATCCAGTagtgctgctggtgctgcggcTGGCCCAGCCTGTGGCCGGAGGAATCCCTGACGTCGTGCGCGaacagcgacggcggcggcgggctcgagCCGTACGGTGGCAGATGGCCGTCGTAGTAGTGCACGGCCACGATGCCCCGCTCCGTCTCCTCGAAGCAGTTCTGCAAATTAAATGGCTGAGATCAGGCATAAGAAGTTAAGAACTTGAGAGGAGAAATGCATGCGGCGGCGCTAAGGCGTTTCCAGGTGCGTACCGTGAGGTATGCCGCTGGCTgctggaaggaggaggaggcgccggccaccggggcggcggcgaacggcACTTGTCTGGTGCCTGCGTCCTGGTGGTGGCGGTATGCGGCCATCATCTGGTTGTGGAGGCGGATCTTCTCGAGCTGCGCGACGCCCAGGCCGCGCTGCGGCTGCTTGTTGGCCTTTTGGtggtccgccgccgccttcttgcCCCCGCGCCTTCGGCCGCTGTCCATGCAcatctcgccgccggcgaagctGCTGCCCATCAACCAGCcaaggccgccgcgcgcgcgtgtgtgaTGGTATGTTAATAATCTGAATGGCAGATAGCGACTGGTGGTGGTGCTTATAATCTCGCGCTGGCGTGGCTAGCTGTCATGGGATCCGGGGAAAGATTGAGCGCGATCTGGTTCCCGATTCTGTTCTCTATGCATGCCGTGCCACCTTCCTCCAGCTGCTCTCACCCAGCTTCCAAGAAGGATCCGATCGCTCTACTCTCCCTCTCCTGGCAACTGGTACTAGATGATGACTTGTGGTGCCATCATGTCCTTTAAAAATGGCCAATCAGCTGGTGATCACCGTGGTTAGCCAGCTACCCCGACTGATGCGCGTGGCTAGCCTGAGGCTCTGAGCCCACACGGCAGCGACCTATGGAGGCCGGCCGGTCCCTGACAGCTCCGACGAGCAAGGACGGGACGCCTGCAAGTTGGAAGGGAGCAGACGAATAGGATAAGGGGCCACGCATCCCGTGCGGCCTCTACTcctaaacaaaaacaaaaacaaaggcCTCCACGCATGTCGCGCGCCTCGCAATTTGCACGGTGATCAGAGAGCATGGCATCAAGGATCATGGGTCCATTATATTTGCATTAAACAAATGCCCAAGTCGTCTACTTGACGTAGCAAGCAGGGGGATCGGAGGTGGTGGCCATGCCATAAACAAAACGGGGAGCAGGCAGGAGGTAGCTAGCTAGGAATCGTATCAAGATCCTTGGGATATTGTTTGTTTACAAGCAGAGATATGTACGTTAATGACTTGCAGATACGCGCGCGGCGTGGCCTAGCTTCTTGTTGGTTTCAGTTTGACCCTAATACCTTTGCAGCCATCGCAAGCGTCTCGATCATCGTCGTCGAATCCACCACAGCTAGCCTTGGAGAAGCTGCCTCGTTCTGGAGATCGAGCTAGCTAGCAGGCTAGTTTTCGACCGGTACGGAGTTCAAACTGCATTGGATTTCACGCGCCTAAATTATTCCTTACTCCGATCCGATCCTCCCTGTTGCAAGTTGCCGGTGTGTGTGTGACCGATCCGGGGTGATCATCGCGGTAATTAGAGCGCATGATTTGCGCAGATCACAGCAGATTTTGCTGATTTTTTTCCCCAACGGGTACTGTGCGGGTTTCAGATGTGATCTTTTCTAGGAGTGGGGTTGCCGCTCAACCGGAATGTAGTTGAGAGATGGATTGCAGAATCATCTTGGGAGACATGGTACGTAGATCCATTTCAAAGATTGCGGCATCTACATCTTTTATCAATTCATCTGTTCAAACTTTATCTTTCTTCAGGCTTAGAGTATGCATTGCCGAGCTTTTGCATAAGAGGGACACATATAACTTGGTCTGGTcgaatactccctctgtcccaaattactatccgttttgactttttaagGTACATAACTttttactacgtatctagacataatatataccATCGGGACAACAAGATACATGCACAGCTACTCCGATCTGTGGCTGACTATAAGCGATAGGCTAGGACTTTCTGTGCCATTTTCGGGCTGCTCGAAGCTCGATCTTTTGGCATAGCCTAAAGTATGGCATGACATGATAATTTTGAAACATATTGGCACGGCACAAACGCGAGGGCCATGCTATGTCTAGAATCTCGGTGCGGCCTATAACATGATGGCATTACTTCTTGATGAGTTAGCAGTAGGAGAACAAAAGGTAGATAAACAAGACGCATGTGATCTTTATGGGGCTGGGGCTATTCATGGCCAAACGGGCAGCCCGACCCAACCTAGCACGGGCTGTACTGAGGTGCCCGCCATTCCATCTCATAGGCCTAGGCCCGGCCCTTGTAGTAATTATATGGTCCATGCCGACCCATTGGCCTAACGAGCTAGGTGGGCTGGGCCACCCATCGGCCCGCCAACAAAAAAGACCCCTCCAAACCGATTGCAAGTGATGTATAAATAATACATATAACATGTCCACACATTCAGAATTTTGATGGCTTTCACATAGACATAGTGATATACATATACATGTATGTCATATATTGATTACATATAAGTATAACATGTTCATACAATCACACACAGGGCTATTTTTAATGGGTGCGGGAAGATATAGCGTGCCAATTGGGCTGTGCCCGTGCCGGTCTGCGTGCCTCGGTAGCAGCCCAAGCCTGGCTCGGCATACCGGGCCGTGCTAGTGCCAGGCCAAATCGTGCCGCCCATTAGGCCCAGCCCGTTTGGTCATGTATAACTAGGGCACATGTGATCGATCTATAGGCAACAAGTCATGCTAACCGCTGTGATAAGCACTTGTTAATCGCTTCTAGCACCAGGTGAAATTAGCTGGGTTGGATTCTCAAACTAAACAATTCACTGAAATGTTGAGAGATGCATGGATTCACGAATCACTGTTCAAACTTTCCACATTTTCCTCAGTATTGTCTAGCCTTTTGTAACTTTTTTAGCATAGTCAagccactttttttttaaaaagatagTCGAGCCTTTTTGCATAGGAGGACATCTTTTAATCGGGGTGAGTTGAAGGTATGGAAAAAAATCTGATTAGCCTGATTGGACGGACATCTACACAAGTTGATTGGGTTTTCAAGccacttttttttaaaagataGTCGAGCCTCTTTGCATAGGAGGATATCTTTTAACTGGGCCGAGTTGAAGGCAGGAAAAATCTAATTGGCTTGATTGGATGGATATCTACACAAGTTGATTGGGTTTTCATGAAAAATAAAATCTTAGGTTCCAACCCTGTCATTGTCGAGTGTGATGACTATCGGCCGGTATTGCCTTCCAGTGATATCTCTAGCTTCTTCTTTCACGCGTGGGAGCGTGAGTAGGAGGACGCTAGTTCCACTTTCTCAGGTGATGCAAACCACTTGCATACTGCTACTATTTCTAGTACTACTACTATTTCTAGTTGCTAACAGCTCAGACAAATTTCAACCGTAGATTTTAAATTAGAAGGTAGCGCGGGTGGAGTAAATTTAGACTTTCTCCAAGGGTATGATAAAAAAAGCACATTGAATCTATCTATGATATCATTCATTTTGATAGTTCTTACTTCTTTGCTTCGTTTCTCACAGGTGTACTATTTGAGTCACTTTATGGTAAATGACTGCGTGAACAAGGAGAAGTGGAAGCGATCAATG
This window encodes:
- the LOC101785680 gene encoding protein SPEAR1, coding for MGSSFAGGEMCMDSGRRRGGKKAAADHQKANKQPQRGLGVAQLEKIRLHNQMMAAYRHHQDAGTRQVPFAAAPVAGASSSFQQPAAYLTNCFEETERGIVAVHYYDGHLPPYGSSPPPPSLFAHDVRDSSGHRLGQPQHQQHYWICSPSEGSRSGGSGEELDLELRL